The Pyrus communis chromosome 8, drPyrComm1.1, whole genome shotgun sequence region TTCTGTTCTGAGAAAATATGCTTTCTGTGTTTtggtattttgtatttttttcttctttactgGTTGTGTTTTATTGCTACGCTTTTCGGTACCAATAAATTTTTGGATGCGCTTCTGCACGCTGgagattgttgttgttgctaaAATGTTTGTGTTCCTTGTATGGGTCTGAAGTTGTTTGTGTTGTTTCTGTTTAGAAATCGGTGTGATCATTTTGCTAGTTTTTGAGTTGATGATTTTCAACCAGTATTTCGGGTTTACGGTCTCTTAAAACGGCAGTCTGCACGGTTTCCTTTCCTTGGTTTTGTAGTAAAAATGTGGATTTAAAAGGACAATGGAGGTTATTCTGCTTTTTATGGGTCTGCAATGAAATGTGTCTGGATATTTTGGGTTTGCAGATGTTATGCTCTTAATGATTGTTGTACTCTGAATAACGATCCCGTTTTCGTTGGTTTAGGTGTTGAAGTGAAGGCTGGAGAGCCTCTGAAAGTAGTGCCAGAGGAAAGCTCTGTTATCCACTTGTCACAGGTTAATTGATTTGTctactaatttttctttgtaatcACGGTACATGGCATGTGTTCGCAAGTTCATTAATCGTTTCTTGTTCTCTAGGCAACTCTGGGCGAGTTGAAAAAGGGAGGTGATCAGTGTGTTATCCATGTCAAGGTTGGGAACCAAAAGCTTGTTTTGGCAAATCTCTCATCTGATAAAATGCCTCAGATTCCCTTTGACTTGGTCTTTGACAAAGAGTTCGAGCTCTCGCACAACTTGAAAAGTGGGAGTGTCCACTTCTGTGGTTATCAAACTTGCCTCGCAGAATATCCTTTTAATCGTTTGTGTTTATGCTGACTTGATTGTTGGATGATGATATTTACACTTACTCTCTAAGTGCCTTAAACTTGTTAAGATATGGTGGAGTCTCATTTTAAATGCTGTGTTAGTTGTTTGTTTCTCTACTgctatttcttttttctgttgTTGGTTACCCTCTTAGGATAACCTTTAGTTGGGTCTTTGATTTTTTTCGTACCTCAGCGGGTGTAGTATTGTTGGACTGGGTTGGGTTGAGCACCCTAAAATTGGGAACAAGTTAATTGGCTTATAGTACCATATTGTTGCATTGTTTTTCCAAAATTAAGTTTATTGTAATTTTATCAAGTTTTTGTGTTGACTGTTGTAGAGAGGTATTCAAAACTGTCGGCAGTTGTACCTATTGCTTTTGGGATGAAAAATATACAAGTtcattattatgttttttcctCCATGCTAGTTATCTTTTTAGGAAAACAAGTTTTTGTGAACTGGGGTTTTAAATTGCATGAAAACTAATATAATGCTGATTTTGTAATTTAGTGTTGATTAATATTGCAATATTTAGTGTTTCTCCATTGCTTCCTTGACTAATCGCTCTGTTCTGGTGCCACTGAATCGGATGAGGAGGACCATTCTGGTAAGTTCTATTATATCTTACCTTTCtgttttctgttttctgtttATCATGAATTTATTATTCAACCTTAGCTCATATGGTTACAATCTTCCATGTATGTAGTATTCACAGATTCAGAAGAGGATCTCCCACTGAATTTTACCGACAATGGTAAATGCTACACTTGGACTTATCTTAATTTTCCTGCGGGAATGTGTCGTAAGTTGAATTCATTCTTACCAGTGTTTGGATTGTGCGCAGGTAAAGTTGTTGCAGCAAAGCCAGCTCCACCCAAGACTAATGCTGTCAAACCAGAATCTTCTGGAAAGCAGAAGGTTAATATTGTAGAGCCAATTAAGGATGAGGATGATTCTGATGACTCAGATGATGTTGATGATTCTGATGACGATGATGACGATAGAAGTTCTGATGAGGTAACCAAAAGGGTTTCATAAGAATATGGCTGTTcttttaataattataattgaaatttGTTCTGAATTGTCCCAAAAAGTATACAGATTATGAACTTTTTGCACATTGACGGTGTCTTTTGAGATGCCCTTGGCCTCtttgtgtcatccacaagtcaACTTATTTCAACTGCTGTGTTTTTAGCCAATGTCTAAAATTAGTTTGAGCTTtagttttttttcctctttagtTCAGAAATTTTGTTCGTGGGCTGTGTTTCAACTTGTTTGTTGTTGGAGGTTCTTGGGTCAAACCAGTTTCTTGCTTGTATCTAATAAATAACTTTCAAAATTTGCGTTTCCTATTGTAGGACATGCTTGGAGCTGATAGcagtgatgaagatgatgacgacagtgaggaagaagaggagaccCCGACTCCTAAGAAGGTAATCAAATGAATTCATTTGGTTCCCGTTTGTTTGCCTTTTGCTTCCGGATTTTTAACTTACTATTTATGCGAGTTCTAATTGTTCATAATTTGATAATTTAGAACTCCAAGAAAAGGCCCAATGAATCTGCTCCGAAAACTCCCGTCTCTGCTAAGAAGGCAAAGCAAGTTACTCCACAGAAGACTGGTACCTTTCCTCTCTCACACAGAAAAGCATTATTTAGTATAATATTTCCGCGAATGATTCTTCCTGTTTTCTAGCTTTAGTAATCGAATTAGGAATTTATCTTGCGTGTCAACATGTGATGTAAATGTATAACGTTTGGGGGAAACTCAACatgcaaaataaaatcctaattcTATAAATTTATCTCATTTACTTAGCGCAATTGGTTGCTTCTGTTACAGATGGAAAGAAGGGTGTCCACACTGCTACACCACACCCTGCAAAGGGAGGAAAGACTCCTGCTACCTCTGACAAGTCCAAGCCACAAACACCCAAGTCTGCTGGCGGTGATCACTCTTGCAAGCCATGCAACAAGTATGTTgaaactgttttttttctttactatTAGGTGCCTATCGTATTTTGTTGCTGGTTTTCATGTGGTGTTTTGCTGTTCGCAGGTCATTTAACTCCGATGGTGCTCTTTCGTCTCACAAGAAGGCCAAGCACAGCGCTAAGTAGAACGAGAGGGATGTACGGAAAAGCGTGACATGTCTATGATATGTAATATTTTTGATAATTGAGATTACAGAGGGTTGGGCGTAGTGGTTGTCCTCGTGGTTTTTGAGATCGTCGGCGTGTCCTCGTGGTTTTTGGTCCCTTTGTATTGGATATTGCTCATGAATCTGAAGTTAGGCGTAATATGTTTTGAATCTCCTAATCTCACTATACACTCgtgatgtttgttttttgtttgatttattcaatttgatagTCAGAAGTTGATTTATTCAGTTCGACAACTAGAGAGTGGTTGGTTGGCAAAGAGTGTTTGGATATCATTATTCTTATTAGAGCTGTGATAATGTCTATTTGGCGGTAACAAATTGATTTTTTACCATAATATAATCTCACAGCGTCAATCCTAACATAATCAAGACTGGCATGAACGTGGTGTAGGGTATGGTTAGCCGGAACACCGCAACCTGCCAACTATGGTGGCCGGATCCTTCATTAACGTGCCGGTTTGGTTCGTGAAATGGGTTCTAGGTAATGAACACCCTAATATCAACACACTTGTGGGTGCCCTTTTTCTCCCCATATCCGAAGTTTATAGTAATAGTCTAATAGAGAGATGCATAAAAAGACAATTTTATCCGCATTATTAAGCATGAAGTGCACTAATTGAGCGGGCTTTAGAGTAAGAAATGCTACCAACCTTTTCCAACTGCTTACCTTCTTTGTTCATCGTATAAAAGTGTAGAAAAAAGATTGCGAGGAAATGAATATACATTAATCCCTTTGAATCCTTTCCCACGTAGCAAATGCAGTGATTACGTATGGATAATTACCTAATTATTAGGATTTAGGAATGATTTCGAATTGGTCTTAACCATTTGAAACATTCTAAGTACAATAAAACCTCTATAAAGTCATAAAGTTGGGACTAAACAATTTTAACTTTAAAGAGGTTAGTACTTAATAAAACTGTTGTATCATTGACAAATATTACTATATGAATGTGTGTGTTTCTTTAATATGGAGTTTATTTCCATACAAAATCGGTCTTACGTTAGGACCGAAATTATTTTACGAGTGATATTGCATATTTTTTGTATCGTTGACAAATATTACTGTTTGAATGTACATTTCTTTGATATGAAACCAAGAAATGTTATAACTCAAAGTggagtttatttttatttttattatatatataactgGTCTCAAGTTAAGATCgaaattattttataacttaGGTCATTACTTTATAGAGTATTACTTTAAAGGGTTTTACTGTGACTGTAACTGCATAACAAAATTGGACGTCTGCCCCCAAATTGACCCCTTTTAGCAAGCAAATTGGGGATTAAATTTAGCTGATGGGATGAAGATTTCTTATTAAAAGACGAAAAAATGATGGAAAAAAAGTGATTGGTTGCTTGCATGAATCTTAATCAGGTAAGGTTATGGCGGTCTTGGTCTGTTCACCCTTAGATGATATCACACAAAATGCGCCCTTAAAGCCTCGGATTAGCAAGGTCCTCCATCCACCATGGTAGCTAATATATACAATTTTTACGTTTCTcttatgttaatttttgttatttgatcatcttcaattcatttaatctaacaactaaaaattaagagaagtgtgaaaagtaaaatgggatgtagATAGCATCACAATGGACAAAAACTTAATGCTttaaaattcaccaaaatatatatgaaatgaGACGTAATGTTGGAGAAGCATAGTCTATCATTAAAAGAGAGACCATAATATGATCATGCCAACTAAAAACGTCAAATGATAATCCTTGAACATTCAAAAATGTAAACCAACTGGTTCAACAACATGAGAGATTTTGTTTGCCACACTCAACCTGCACCACAATTAGACTACTGCTTTAGACTACTACTACTACCAACAGTAATAACCTGCAACATTCGTTCGAGCGATGGAACACGAAGATACTTTCATACTCCTGGATCGAAACCTGAAACATCGAATAATCACTCTCCTGAATCCTGAAACACTGCACGAGCAAACCTGTACACAAATTCCATGGTAAGCtgcaatgaaaagaaaaaggctCGGACCATAGAAGCAGGGAAACCTGAACCTGCAAAACTTATCAAGAATGTAAGATCATGACTTTTTTCATTCCGTAAActgaaacagaaaaataaacaaagctacaaagggagaagaaaacaaaacccagGACAGAACCATGACATTCGATCTTTCACTACTCTTGATTTGTGATTGTCACAGAACCTGACTGTAAATTATGAATGCATGAATACAAGCAGACAAATTTCACACGTCTGTAATATATCAACTAGGGATTGGTTTACACGGAAATAAAAAAATGCCTATTTGATTAAACTAAGTTAGAtcagcccttttttttttgtttcaaaatatCCAGTTCGAACAGCGTTCTAGCATTCATATAGCCGAAGAGACAAggctttgttgttattgttttcaaaatttccGGAAGCTAATAGAGAACTAGGGCATTAGGGGAAAGATATATTCAGGTATATCATGCAGGAAGCACGCAGTCATACATATGAATTAGATTAAAAAAGTCATATCAATTCCACATCACAAAAGTCTGAACCTGCACACCACCTGCACATTGGAAAATGTGCTGTAAGCTATATTTATTGAACAAATGCTTACTGGTGAAACATAAATTTCTTTTGTGATTGAGCACGCATAATATATGTTGATATGTATGCATGTGTGTACGCATggcgccggggggggggggggggaggagagagagagagagagagagagagagagagagagtatctCTATATGTGTGTACGCGTCTACATATATGTAAATTTACAGAGAGAGTGAGGAAAAACCAGACATAAGCTTTATAATATCAGTAGTCATACCCTCATTTCTCTGGAAGTTGCTATTGCTGCTCTTACTCATGGCCATTGTAATGATTTTCCATATGTGCATGCCCATCATTGTTGCTTCTGTCAGTGTTGACCTTACTAGCATTTTCATTCTGTTCTTTTTCCCTATTCCACTGCTCAATTTTGGCCCGTCTTTCCTCACTTCCTTCTCTAACTGGACtgtggtttcttcttcttccaggGCTTCTACTTCTACTGCGTCCTCTCTTTCGACCAGGGCTTAGAGTCTTGTTCCTCCGGCTCCAGCTTTCAGGATAacgatcatcatcatcataccTTCTGCTATAAGCACGGCTCCCATGAGAGCGGTCTTCATAACTACGATGCCTGTAAGGGCTGCGACTCCTGCTTCGACTGCGGCTGTGCCTTCTCCGATAGCTCCCGAATAATTCACGCCTCAATTCCCTGACATTGTAAGTTTATAAGCTTTAAAACCCCTCCAATCCATTTCCAACCATTGGGCCATTGGGCTAAAATAAGCCTTGGGGAAAAAATATATCTCTGGGCTAAATTCCCAGCTTAAATTATTCTGGACCCACCAAACTGTcatatttcaaactttttttttttttttttacttataatctaacggctatgatcaaatgagatcaaatctaatagtaaaaaagagatttgatggcccaaaattaaatctaacatctaaaataatgtaagaaaattatttaaatcaaatttaacttaagactttataaatacctactatttgtatgatttttaattacttatcagaatttaaatgtttttaaattaaaatgttcataaaaataaattaagataagttacataaattttattttcataaaagttaccgagataaaaaaaaaggctaaaa contains the following coding sequences:
- the LOC137741915 gene encoding histone deacetylase HDT1-like isoform X2 codes for the protein MEFWGVEVKAGEPLKVVPEESSVIHLSQATLGELKKGGDQCVIHVKVGNQKLVLANLSSDKMPQIPFDLVFDKEFELSHNLKSGSVHFCGYQTCLADESDEEDHSDSEEDLPLNFTDNGKVVAAKPAPPKTNAVKPESSGKQKVNIVEPIKDEDDSDDSDDVDDSDDDDDDRSSDEDMLGADSSDEDDDDSEEEEETPTPKKNSKKRPNESAPKTPVSAKKAKQVTPQKTDGKKGVHTATPHPAKGGKTPATSDKSKPQTPKSAGGDHSCKPCNKSFNSDGALSSHKKAKHSAK
- the LOC137741915 gene encoding histone deacetylase HDT1-like isoform X1; the protein is MEFWGVEVKAGEPLKVVPEESSVIHLSQATLGELKKGGDQCVIHVKVGNQKLVLANLSSDKMPQIPFDLVFDKEFELSHNLKSGSVHFCGYQTCLADESDEEDHSVFTDSEEDLPLNFTDNGKVVAAKPAPPKTNAVKPESSGKQKVNIVEPIKDEDDSDDSDDVDDSDDDDDDRSSDEDMLGADSSDEDDDDSEEEEETPTPKKNSKKRPNESAPKTPVSAKKAKQVTPQKTDGKKGVHTATPHPAKGGKTPATSDKSKPQTPKSAGGDHSCKPCNKSFNSDGALSSHKKAKHSAK